Proteins from one Hoplias malabaricus isolate fHopMal1 chromosome 2, fHopMal1.hap1, whole genome shotgun sequence genomic window:
- the si:dkey-237j10.2 gene encoding TLR adapter interacting with SLC15A4 on the lysosome codes for MLGEAFLHVLQYTQEAPEHITLREQYTHSHTISPPETTITQLTSESPLTPRALQVTWLAGQEKPVYCRTLTHSTALTIPSCNVDDLKPCSSGSCPSFCKAYPDLQLAGDTLRGPHHPALLISPSQGPFLQSQDLSSLDAFEEDGPDKEPTSKTDKGYLVIESMQGPGSEPRLTNSMLNGFLETQLMEVYRQHMQDSLARCASSSLTDSVVPVLVPANLSSSDERKAGQGLSSSHISVRYLSTCSAPATSHFSSPVLRISYPSEHTQKQP; via the exons ATGCTTGGTGAAGCATTCCTCCACGTTTTGCAGTATACACAGGAAGCCCCTGAACACATCACCCTCAGGGaacagtacacacactcacacaccattTCTCCACCTGAAACCACCATTACCCAGCTGACCTCAGAATCACCCCTGACACCCCGGGCCCTGCAAG TTACTTGGCTTGCGGGCCAAGAGAAGCCTGTGTATTGCCGGACTCTGACGCACAGCACAGCCCTTACCATTCCCAGCTGCAATGTAGATGACCTGAAGCCCTGCAGTTCTGGGAGCTGTCCCAGTTTCTGTAAAGCTTACCCTGACCTCCAGTTGGCAGGGGACACGCTGAGGGGTCCTCACCACCCAGCACTCCTCATCTCCCCATCCCAGGGTCCTTTTCTGCAGTCACAGGATCTCAGCTCCCTGGATGCCTTTGAGGAGGATGGACCGGACAAGGAACCTACATCCAAAACAGACAAAGGTTACCTGGTGATAGAGAGCATGCAAGGCCCAGGTTCAGAGCCCAGGCTCACCAACTCAATGCTAAATGGCTTTCTGGAGACTCAACTGATGGAGGTTTACCGCCAGCACATGCAGGACAGCTTGGCTCGCTGTGCCTCGTCCTCACTAACTGATAGCGTTGTCCCAGTGCTAGTCCCTGCCAATCTGAGCTCATCTGATGAGCGTAAGGCCGGTCAGGGGTTAAGCTCCTCCCACATCAGTGTACGATACCTAAGCACCTGCTCTGCCCCAGCCACTTCTCACTTTAGTTCACCTGTGCTGCGGATTTCGTACccttcagaacacacacaaaaacagcctTAG